One region of Hoeflea sp. 108 genomic DNA includes:
- a CDS encoding acyl-CoA dehydrogenase family protein, which yields MATIPADVLGLPRPAWAGEDVAMLYDMAHRFMSEEILPRYDEFEKNEMVDRASWEKAGAAGLLCASMPEEYGGSGGTFAHESAIIEAIGHVGVDGFGIALHNSIVAPYILHYGSEEQKKRWLPKMATGELIGAIAMTEPGAGSDLQGVKTRADRDGNQYRINGSKTFITNGQHANLIIVVTKTDPSKGAKGTSLIVVETDEVDGFERGRNLDKIGLKANDTSELFFNDVRVPTSNLLGSEEGQGFVQLMQQLPQERLQIGTGAIAMIERALAETIEYVKERKAFGKAILDFQNTQFKLAELKTEATIGRVFYNDCVTRHISGGLDPVTASMAKYWLSDLQCKIVDECLQLFGGYGYMNEYPIARMYRDARVQRIYGGTNEIMKLLIARSL from the coding sequence GTGGCGACAATTCCTGCAGATGTTCTGGGGCTGCCCAGGCCCGCCTGGGCCGGCGAGGACGTCGCCATGCTCTACGACATGGCGCATCGCTTCATGTCGGAAGAAATCCTGCCGCGCTACGACGAGTTCGAAAAGAACGAGATGGTCGACCGCGCGTCTTGGGAAAAGGCTGGCGCCGCCGGCCTGCTCTGCGCCTCCATGCCCGAAGAATATGGCGGTTCGGGTGGCACCTTCGCCCATGAGAGCGCCATCATCGAAGCGATCGGCCATGTTGGCGTCGACGGCTTCGGCATTGCCCTCCACAACTCGATCGTTGCCCCCTACATCCTCCACTACGGCTCGGAGGAGCAGAAGAAGAGGTGGTTGCCGAAGATGGCGACCGGCGAGCTGATCGGCGCCATCGCCATGACCGAGCCGGGCGCCGGCTCCGACCTGCAGGGTGTCAAGACGCGTGCCGACAGGGACGGCAACCAGTATCGCATCAACGGTTCGAAGACCTTCATCACCAACGGCCAGCACGCCAATCTGATCATCGTCGTCACCAAGACTGATCCGTCGAAGGGCGCCAAGGGCACCTCGCTGATAGTGGTCGAGACTGACGAGGTCGATGGCTTCGAGCGTGGCCGCAACCTCGACAAGATCGGGCTCAAGGCCAACGATACCTCCGAGCTGTTCTTCAACGACGTGCGCGTGCCGACGTCGAACCTGCTCGGTTCCGAAGAAGGCCAGGGCTTCGTCCAGCTGATGCAGCAATTGCCGCAGGAACGGCTGCAGATCGGCACTGGCGCGATTGCCATGATCGAGCGTGCGCTTGCCGAGACCATCGAATACGTCAAGGAGCGCAAGGCCTTCGGCAAGGCGATCCTCGATTTCCAGAATACCCAGTTCAAGCTGGCCGAACTCAAGACCGAGGCAACCATCGGGCGGGTCTTCTACAACGACTGCGTTACCCGTCACATTTCCGGTGGGCTCGATCCGGTAACTGCGTCGATGGCCAAGTATTGGCTGTCTGACCTGCAGTGCAAGATCGTCGATGAATGCCTGCAGCTGTTCGGCGGCTATGGCTATATGAACGAATACCCCATCGCCCGCATGTATCGCGACGCCCGCGTGCAGCGCATCTACGGCGGCACGAACGAGATCATGAAGCTTTTGATCGCGCGTTCGCTCTGA
- a CDS encoding acetyl-CoA C-acetyltransferase: MADAFVYDAVRTPRGKGKKDGSLHEVPAVRLGAKVLEALRDRNGLDTAQVDDIIFGCVDPVGEAGSVIPRSAAFEAGYDNKAPGMQISRFCASGLDAINFGAAKIAQGADEIVIAGGVESMSRVGMGMSGGAWFMDPSVGIPAWFMPQGVSADLIATKYGFSRDDVDGYAVESQKRAAKAWEKGYFNKSVVPVKDQNGLTILAHDEHMRPTTDMQSLGQLNPSFVIPGEMGGFDAIAVQRYPELEEINHVHHAGNSSGIVDGAAAVLLGSKKAGKAMGLKPRARIRAFSNIGSEPAMMLTGPVDVTEKLLKRAKMKLSDIDLFELNEAFASVVLRYMQAFEIPHDKINVNGGAIAMGHPLGATGAMILGTVLDELERRNLNTALVTLCIGAGMGTATIIERV, translated from the coding sequence ATGGCTGACGCTTTTGTCTATGACGCCGTGCGCACGCCGCGCGGCAAGGGCAAGAAGGACGGATCGCTGCACGAAGTGCCGGCGGTACGCCTCGGCGCGAAGGTGCTGGAAGCGCTGCGCGACCGCAACGGTCTCGACACCGCCCAGGTCGACGACATCATCTTCGGCTGCGTCGACCCTGTCGGCGAAGCCGGATCTGTCATCCCGCGCTCGGCCGCCTTCGAGGCAGGTTACGACAACAAGGCACCGGGCATGCAGATCTCGCGCTTCTGCGCGTCCGGCCTCGATGCCATTAATTTCGGTGCGGCCAAGATCGCCCAGGGCGCCGACGAGATCGTCATTGCCGGCGGTGTGGAATCGATGTCGCGCGTCGGCATGGGGATGTCCGGTGGCGCCTGGTTCATGGACCCTTCGGTCGGCATTCCGGCCTGGTTCATGCCGCAGGGCGTTTCCGCCGACCTGATCGCCACCAAATACGGCTTCTCGCGCGACGACGTCGACGGCTACGCCGTCGAGAGCCAGAAGCGCGCCGCCAAGGCGTGGGAGAAGGGCTACTTCAACAAGTCGGTCGTGCCGGTCAAGGATCAGAACGGCCTGACCATCCTCGCCCATGACGAGCATATGCGCCCGACCACCGACATGCAGTCGCTCGGTCAGCTCAACCCGTCCTTCGTCATCCCCGGCGAGATGGGCGGTTTCGACGCGATCGCCGTCCAGCGCTACCCGGAACTGGAAGAGATCAACCACGTCCACCATGCCGGCAATTCGTCCGGCATCGTCGATGGGGCGGCAGCGGTACTCCTCGGTTCCAAGAAGGCTGGCAAGGCGATGGGCCTGAAGCCGCGGGCGCGCATCCGCGCCTTCTCCAACATCGGCTCGGAGCCGGCGATGATGCTGACCGGCCCGGTCGACGTCACCGAGAAACTGCTCAAGCGCGCCAAGATGAAGCTTTCGGACATCGACCTGTTCGAACTCAACGAGGCCTTCGCCTCGGTGGTGCTGCGCTACATGCAGGCCTTCGAGATCCCGCACGACAAGATCAACGTCAATGGCGGCGCCATCGCCATGGGCCACCCGCTGGGTGCCACCGGCGCAATGATCCTCGGCACCGTGCTCGATGAACTCGAGCGCCGCAATCTCAACACGGCCCTCGTGACCTTGTGCATCGGCGCCGGCATGGGCACCGCGACGATCATCGAGAGGGTGTGA
- a CDS encoding YbaY family lipoprotein: MAELNRRALLALIGGGAVAATVGIVSVEAAPGGAFRLRGMVRSTASGPMPVGILKVRLEEQGIMDKAARRIAETTVRSNGRQRVVPFEMVVPRASLARAYDPGFSVRLERNGRLIAINTTKQRYRGGLEASLQIEPILY; encoded by the coding sequence ATGGCGGAACTCAACCGACGTGCGCTTCTGGCGCTGATCGGTGGCGGCGCTGTCGCAGCCACCGTCGGCATCGTCTCGGTCGAAGCCGCGCCAGGTGGCGCCTTCCGCCTGCGCGGCATGGTGCGCTCGACGGCAAGCGGTCCGATGCCGGTGGGTATCCTGAAGGTCCGGCTCGAGGAGCAGGGCATCATGGACAAGGCGGCCCGGCGCATTGCCGAAACCACTGTGCGCAGCAACGGCCGCCAGCGTGTGGTGCCGTTCGAGATGGTCGTGCCGCGCGCCTCGCTGGCACGCGCCTACGATCCTGGCTTCAGTGTGCGCCTCGAGCGCAACGGCCGGCTGATTGCCATCAACACCACCAAACAACGTTATCGGGGCGGCCTCGAGGCTTCCCTGCAAATCGAACCCATCCTTTACTGA
- a CDS encoding 3-hydroxyacyl-CoA dehydrogenase NAD-binding domain-containing protein, protein MTSYTNFTVETDADGIALVTWNMPDRSMNVFTEEVMGELDKIIDQVVADAGIKGAVITSGKETFSGGADLTMLQKMLGIYAKEKAKDPEKATKLLFDNAGRMGALWRKLETSGKPWVSAINGTCMGGAFELSLACHGRVAADSDKVKMALPEVKVGIFPGAGGTQRVPRLADPQSALQMLTSGQTLTPQKAKGMGLIHAVVEPAKLIEAAKAMITAGLKPVQPWDEKGFKLPGGPVYSAAGANLWPPAIAILRRETYGNYPAATAILKCVYEGLLVPFDTGLRIEQRYFTEIMQSKEAAAMIRSLFVSLQELNKGARRPEGIADTKFKKIGIIGAGFMGAGIAYVTAKAGIPVVLIDRDQESAEKGKAHSDSLISDQVKKGRAKPEEREKLLSLITPSADYADLAGCDLVVEAVFEDSEVKKAATEKAEAALKSSAVFASNTSTIPITSLAKNSVRPKNFIGIHFFSPVDKMMLVEIIMGKKTGDKALAVAMDFVRAIKKTPIVVNDTRGFYVNRCVLRYMSEAFKMLIEGVPAAMIENAAKAAGMPVGPLALTDETAVDLAQKIMKQTIRDLGDKAVDPRQMELINTMVDTHGRLGRKNTKGFYDYPAKPAKKKLWPGLKDLYPQKAPEKVDVEELKLRLLSVIALEAARVMEEGIVTDPREADVGSILAFGFAPYTGGALSFIDGIGAKKFVKIAKDLQKKYGAEFKAPKLLIDMADKGETFYQRFDPYAKSEEKKAA, encoded by the coding sequence ATGACCAGCTACACGAACTTCACGGTCGAAACCGATGCCGATGGCATCGCGCTCGTCACCTGGAACATGCCCGACCGCTCGATGAACGTCTTCACCGAAGAGGTGATGGGCGAACTCGACAAGATCATCGACCAGGTTGTCGCCGACGCCGGCATCAAGGGTGCCGTCATCACGTCGGGCAAGGAGACCTTCTCCGGCGGCGCCGACCTCACCATGCTGCAGAAGATGCTCGGCATCTATGCCAAGGAAAAGGCCAAGGACCCGGAGAAGGCGACCAAGCTGCTCTTCGACAATGCCGGCCGCATGGGCGCGCTGTGGCGCAAGCTCGAGACCTCGGGCAAGCCGTGGGTTTCGGCGATCAACGGCACCTGCATGGGCGGCGCCTTCGAGCTGTCGCTCGCTTGCCATGGTCGCGTCGCGGCTGACTCGGACAAGGTCAAGATGGCCTTGCCGGAAGTAAAGGTCGGCATCTTCCCGGGCGCCGGCGGCACCCAGCGCGTGCCGAGGCTTGCCGACCCGCAATCGGCATTGCAGATGCTGACCTCCGGCCAGACGCTGACGCCGCAGAAGGCCAAGGGCATGGGTCTGATCCATGCGGTGGTCGAACCTGCCAAGCTGATCGAAGCCGCCAAGGCCATGATCACGGCTGGCCTCAAGCCGGTCCAGCCCTGGGACGAGAAGGGCTTCAAGCTGCCCGGCGGCCCGGTCTATTCGGCAGCGGGCGCCAATCTCTGGCCGCCGGCAATCGCCATCCTGCGCCGCGAGACTTATGGCAACTATCCGGCCGCGACCGCGATCCTGAAATGCGTCTACGAGGGCCTGCTGGTGCCGTTCGACACCGGCCTGCGCATCGAGCAGCGCTACTTCACTGAGATCATGCAGTCGAAGGAAGCGGCGGCGATGATCCGCTCGCTGTTCGTGTCGCTGCAGGAGTTGAACAAGGGCGCCCGGCGCCCCGAGGGCATTGCCGACACCAAGTTCAAGAAGATCGGCATCATCGGTGCCGGCTTCATGGGCGCAGGCATCGCCTATGTTACGGCCAAGGCGGGCATTCCGGTCGTCCTGATCGACCGCGACCAGGAGTCGGCTGAGAAGGGCAAGGCCCATTCCGACAGCCTGATCTCCGACCAGGTCAAGAAGGGCCGCGCCAAGCCCGAGGAGCGCGAGAAGCTGCTTTCGCTGATCACGCCGAGCGCCGACTATGCCGACCTTGCCGGCTGCGACCTCGTGGTCGAGGCGGTGTTCGAAGATTCGGAAGTCAAGAAGGCCGCGACCGAGAAGGCGGAAGCCGCGCTCAAGTCGTCGGCGGTGTTTGCCTCGAACACCTCGACCATTCCGATCACCTCGCTTGCCAAGAACTCGGTCCGCCCGAAGAACTTCATCGGCATCCACTTCTTCTCGCCCGTCGACAAGATGATGCTGGTCGAGATTATCATGGGCAAGAAGACCGGCGACAAGGCGCTTGCGGTGGCGATGGACTTTGTACGCGCCATCAAGAAGACGCCGATCGTCGTCAACGACACGCGCGGCTTCTACGTCAATCGTTGCGTGCTGCGCTACATGTCGGAAGCCTTCAAGATGTTGATCGAGGGTGTTCCGGCGGCGATGATCGAGAATGCGGCGAAGGCTGCCGGCATGCCGGTCGGCCCGCTGGCGTTGACCGACGAGACGGCCGTCGACCTTGCCCAGAAGATCATGAAGCAGACCATCAGGGATCTCGGCGACAAGGCCGTCGATCCGCGCCAGATGGAACTGATCAACACCATGGTCGACACCCATGGCCGCCTCGGCCGCAAGAACACCAAGGGCTTCTACGACTATCCGGCGAAGCCGGCGAAGAAGAAGCTGTGGCCGGGCCTCAAGGACCTCTATCCGCAGAAGGCGCCCGAGAAGGTCGACGTCGAGGAGCTCAAGCTGCGTCTGCTGTCGGTCATCGCGCTCGAAGCGGCGCGAGTGATGGAGGAGGGCATCGTCACCGACCCGCGCGAGGCGGATGTCGGCTCGATCCTGGCCTTCGGCTTTGCGCCCTACACCGGCGGCGCGCTGTCCTTCATCGACGGTATCGGCGCCAAGAAGTTCGTCAAGATCGCCAAGGATCTGCAGAAGAAATATGGCGCCGAGTTCAAGGCACCCAAGCTTCTCATCGACATGGCCGACAAGGGCGAGACCTTCTACCAGCGTTTCGATCCATACGCGAAATCTGAGGAAAAGAAGGCGGCCTGA
- a CDS encoding thioesterase family protein, with protein sequence MYVWARLARMAATKSRRGPYRFGDEGRLSFRCLPTDIDFNMHLNNARYMMLADVGRIDIFMRSGLIELARKRGWAPMLGGLQTVFVREIRLWKRFDVVSSVETWNGSEVIGKHRFVLDNGETAALIMTSAGVYDRATRRFVQIDDLVRELGYDGAAPRDVSEEERIFIASHKGLRMLAKSGD encoded by the coding sequence ATGTACGTCTGGGCAAGACTGGCTCGTATGGCCGCGACGAAATCTCGTCGCGGCCCTTACCGTTTTGGCGATGAAGGCCGGCTGTCGTTCCGCTGCCTGCCGACCGACATCGACTTCAACATGCATCTCAACAATGCACGCTACATGATGCTGGCGGATGTCGGTCGCATCGACATCTTCATGCGCTCGGGTCTGATCGAGCTTGCCCGCAAGCGCGGCTGGGCGCCGATGCTGGGTGGCCTGCAGACTGTGTTCGTGCGCGAGATCAGGCTGTGGAAGCGCTTCGACGTCGTCTCCTCGGTGGAGACCTGGAACGGCTCGGAGGTGATCGGCAAGCACCGCTTCGTGCTCGACAATGGCGAGACGGCGGCTCTGATCATGACCAGTGCCGGCGTCTATGACCGGGCCACCCGCCGTTTCGTCCAGATCGACGACCTGGTGCGCGAACTGGGCTATGACGGCGCAGCGCCCCGGGACGTCAGCGAGGAAGAGCGCATCTTCATTGCTTCGCACAAGGGTTTGAGGATGCTCGCCAAATCAGGTGACTGA
- a CDS encoding helix-turn-helix transcriptional regulator, protein MLSHERVWAAIDALAERYSLSASGLAKKAGLDSTAFNKSKRQSVDGRPRWPSTESLAKIIEATNSSLEEFLAFVEPGRAGSRAKAGGQAAGVPLLGFAQAGAGGFFDDSGFPAGQGWELIELPARTTDSSYALQVQGDSMLPLYRNGDVLIVEPGATVRKGDRVVVKTISGEVMAKVLERQGQGVIELLSLNPEHPNRRFPTTEVEWVARIVWASQ, encoded by the coding sequence ATGCTCTCGCACGAACGTGTCTGGGCCGCGATCGACGCTCTTGCCGAGCGCTATTCGCTTTCGGCGTCGGGCCTCGCCAAGAAGGCCGGGCTCGACTCGACGGCGTTCAACAAGTCGAAACGGCAGTCGGTCGACGGGCGGCCGCGCTGGCCCTCGACGGAGTCGCTGGCCAAGATCATCGAGGCGACCAATTCCTCGCTGGAGGAGTTTCTTGCATTCGTCGAGCCGGGCAGGGCCGGCAGCCGGGCGAAGGCCGGGGGACAGGCCGCGGGTGTGCCGCTGCTGGGCTTTGCCCAGGCGGGTGCCGGCGGTTTCTTCGACGATTCCGGTTTTCCGGCCGGCCAGGGCTGGGAGCTGATCGAGCTTCCGGCGCGCACGACTGACAGTTCTTATGCGCTGCAGGTCCAGGGCGACTCCATGCTGCCGCTTTATCGCAACGGCGATGTGTTGATCGTCGAGCCGGGCGCGACCGTGCGCAAGGGCGACCGCGTGGTGGTCAAAACCATCTCGGGCGAAGTGATGGCCAAGGTGTTGGAGCGACAGGGGCAGGGTGTCATCGAACTTTTGTCGCTCAATCCCGAGCATCCAAACCGTCGCTTCCCCACCACCGAGGTGGAATGGGTGGCGCGCATTGTCTGGGCGAGCCAGTAG
- a CDS encoding thermonuclease family protein, whose product MKPAALAVAAAGFGIAFLVASAGGHRLTALESPTVDIIDESDLPADMTGDDNMGEAITDNPAATDQQNPAEALPEQPAMPEAPAAEPTTQAVRPVAQGEFVPPAVEPSGLEREAPRAPLSDLSLALPPKPKVTAEWDGTTLFQPVASAAGRIEAKGVRVAISGVAPLASEESCSFEGKQWNCGTRARTAFRGLLRSRAVVCDMPADAAQGDVVARCRIGKLDVGEWLVANGWARAEAGGPYEDAGKKAESDGKGIYGAPPERVEMTLTPAGSTLPATEPPPAEPAIELPAQ is encoded by the coding sequence ATGAAACCAGCAGCATTGGCAGTGGCCGCAGCCGGTTTCGGCATCGCCTTCCTGGTCGCTTCCGCCGGCGGCCACAGGTTGACTGCGCTGGAAAGTCCCACCGTCGATATCATCGACGAAAGCGACCTGCCGGCCGACATGACCGGCGACGACAACATGGGCGAAGCCATCACCGACAATCCCGCTGCGACAGATCAGCAAAACCCTGCCGAAGCTCTGCCGGAGCAGCCCGCCATGCCGGAAGCGCCGGCCGCCGAACCCACGACGCAAGCCGTGCGCCCGGTGGCGCAGGGTGAGTTCGTGCCGCCTGCCGTCGAGCCAAGCGGGCTGGAGCGCGAGGCGCCGCGCGCGCCGCTCAGCGATCTGAGCCTAGCCTTGCCGCCCAAGCCGAAGGTAACCGCCGAATGGGATGGCACGACGCTGTTCCAGCCGGTGGCCTCTGCCGCTGGTCGGATCGAGGCGAAGGGCGTGCGCGTTGCCATTTCAGGCGTTGCACCGCTGGCATCAGAGGAAAGTTGCAGCTTCGAAGGCAAACAGTGGAATTGCGGTACACGCGCGCGCACGGCCTTCCGCGGGCTGCTGCGCAGCCGCGCCGTGGTCTGCGACATGCCGGCGGATGCCGCGCAGGGTGACGTGGTCGCCCGGTGCCGGATCGGCAAGCTGGATGTTGGCGAATGGCTGGTCGCCAATGGCTGGGCCAGGGCCGAGGCCGGTGGACCCTATGAGGATGCCGGCAAGAAGGCGGAGAGCGACGGCAAAGGCATTTATGGCGCGCCGCCAGAGCGTGTCGAGATGACCTTGACGCCGGCGGGCTCGACGTTGCCTGCCACCGAGCCACCACCGGCCGAGCCCGCGATCGAACTGCCGGCGCAGTAA
- a CDS encoding GNAT family N-acetyltransferase has translation MAIADANATLSFAPAREADFERLFEIRLLAMRPSLERIGRFDPEQARARFRDSFRPQHTRLVLAPTEQLIGCVAFGPQDGALLLEHFYLVPEAQGHGIGSSVLRQMLAEADATGLPIRLDVLRESDARRFYERHGFAETHRDEFDIYMERLPDNA, from the coding sequence GTGGCAATCGCCGACGCGAATGCGACTTTAAGCTTCGCGCCGGCCCGGGAAGCCGATTTCGAACGCCTTTTCGAGATCAGGTTGCTGGCGATGCGCCCGAGCCTCGAGCGCATCGGCCGTTTCGATCCCGAGCAGGCGCGAGCCCGTTTTCGCGACTCGTTCAGGCCGCAACACACACGCCTTGTCCTTGCGCCGACAGAACAGCTGATCGGCTGCGTCGCCTTCGGCCCGCAGGACGGCGCACTTCTGCTCGAGCATTTCTATCTCGTGCCGGAAGCGCAGGGCCATGGCATCGGCAGCTCGGTTCTGCGCCAAATGCTGGCGGAGGCGGATGCCACGGGCTTGCCGATCCGGCTCGATGTGCTGCGCGAGAGCGACGCCAGGCGCTTCTACGAGCGCCACGGTTTCGCCGAGACCCATCGCGACGAGTTCGACATTTACATGGAACGCTTGCCCGACAACGCCTGA
- a CDS encoding lysine--tRNA ligase — MTRSNIIDLNPELLAAAAESKAWPFEEAKKIVERYKKTGLPETVLFETGYGPSGLPHIGTFGEVARTTMVRHAFHVLTENKVKTRLLCFSDDMDGMRKIPENVPDRAALEPYLHMPLTSVPNPFGGDYESFGHHNNAMLRRFLDTFGFDYEFASATDYYKSGKFDAMLLKAAEKYDDIMKVMLPTLGEERQATYSPFLPISPKSGRVLYVPMKNVDAKAGTITFDDEGTETTLSVTGGKVKLQWKPDFGMRWAALNVDFEMFGKDHQTNAAIYDRICVILGGRAPEHFVYELFLDENGQKISKSKGNGLTIDEWLTYAPTESLGLYMFQRPRQAKKLYFDVIPKAVDEYYSFLAAYPKQDWKNRLGNPVWHMHDGNPPAIDLPVPFSLLLNLVSASNAHDKSVLWGFISRHAPGVTPETHPDLDKLTGYAIRYFDDFVKPTKVFRAPDDVEREALAALEQALAALPAGSDGEAIQNASLNVARKIERYQDHTKQSPEGGPGVSGAFFQMIYQILIGQERGPRFGSFAALYGTAETCALIRKGLEGKLAA, encoded by the coding sequence ATGACGAGATCAAACATCATCGATCTCAACCCCGAACTCCTGGCGGCTGCGGCTGAAAGCAAAGCCTGGCCGTTCGAGGAAGCCAAGAAAATCGTCGAGCGCTACAAGAAAACGGGCTTGCCCGAGACGGTTCTGTTCGAGACCGGCTACGGCCCGTCGGGCCTGCCGCATATCGGCACCTTTGGCGAGGTGGCGCGCACGACGATGGTGCGCCACGCCTTCCATGTCCTGACCGAGAACAAGGTCAAGACCAGGCTTTTGTGCTTCTCCGACGACATGGACGGAATGCGCAAGATTCCGGAGAACGTGCCGGATCGCGCAGCGCTCGAGCCCTATCTGCACATGCCGCTGACCTCGGTGCCGAACCCGTTCGGCGGCGACTACGAGAGCTTCGGCCATCACAACAATGCGATGCTGCGCCGCTTCCTCGACACCTTCGGCTTCGACTACGAGTTCGCCAGCGCCACCGACTACTACAAGTCGGGCAAGTTCGACGCGATGCTGCTCAAGGCGGCCGAGAAGTACGATGACATCATGAAGGTGATGTTGCCGACACTGGGCGAGGAACGCCAGGCGACTTACAGCCCGTTCCTGCCCATCTCGCCCAAGAGCGGGCGCGTGCTCTACGTGCCGATGAAGAACGTCGACGCCAAGGCCGGCACCATCACATTCGACGACGAAGGCACCGAGACCACGCTGTCGGTCACCGGTGGCAAGGTCAAGCTGCAGTGGAAGCCCGATTTCGGCATGCGCTGGGCAGCGCTCAACGTCGATTTCGAGATGTTCGGCAAGGATCACCAGACCAATGCGGCGATCTATGACCGCATCTGCGTCATTCTCGGCGGACGCGCGCCCGAGCATTTCGTCTACGAGCTGTTCCTCGACGAGAACGGCCAGAAGATCTCGAAGTCCAAGGGCAACGGCCTCACCATCGACGAGTGGCTGACCTATGCGCCGACCGAGAGCCTCGGGCTCTACATGTTCCAGCGTCCGCGCCAGGCCAAGAAGCTCTATTTCGACGTCATCCCCAAGGCCGTTGACGAATATTACAGCTTCCTGGCCGCTTACCCGAAGCAAGACTGGAAGAACCGCCTCGGCAACCCGGTCTGGCACATGCATGACGGCAACCCGCCTGCCATCGACCTGCCGGTGCCGTTCTCGCTGCTGCTCAATCTCGTCAGCGCCTCCAACGCCCATGACAAGAGCGTGCTGTGGGGCTTCATCTCGCGCCATGCGCCCGGCGTGACGCCCGAGACGCATCCCGATCTCGACAAGCTGACCGGCTACGCCATCCGCTACTTCGACGACTTCGTGAAGCCGACCAAGGTATTCCGCGCCCCCGACGACGTCGAGCGCGAGGCACTTGCGGCGCTCGAACAGGCGCTGGCAGCTCTTCCGGCCGGTTCGGACGGCGAAGCGATCCAGAACGCCTCGCTCAACGTCGCCCGCAAGATCGAGCGCTACCAGGATCACACCAAGCAGAGCCCGGAGGGCGGCCCCGGCGTGTCGGGCGCTTTCTTCCAGATGATCTACCAGATCCTGATCGGCCAGGAACGCGGCCCGCGCTTCGGCTCGTTCGCGGCACTCTACGGCACAGCAGAGACCTGCGCACTCATCCGCAAGGGGCTCGAAGGCAAGCTGGCGGCCTGA
- a CDS encoding tellurite resistance TerB family protein, whose translation MALPSAHEALIHLMVITSASDRDMTDVELARIGVVVKTWPIFEDFNEKRLISIAQDCQELLHAEAGLEGVLELARRAIPDRLHETAYAAAFEVASVDLEMRMEELRVLQLLRKHLNVDPLTIAAIERATKARHRTLT comes from the coding sequence ATGGCCCTGCCTTCCGCCCACGAGGCGCTGATCCATCTGATGGTCATCACCTCAGCTTCCGATCGCGACATGACCGATGTCGAGCTGGCGCGCATCGGCGTGGTGGTCAAGACCTGGCCGATCTTTGAGGATTTCAACGAAAAGCGGCTGATCTCGATTGCTCAGGACTGCCAGGAATTGCTGCATGCCGAGGCGGGGCTCGAAGGCGTGTTGGAGCTCGCCCGCCGGGCAATTCCCGACCGGCTGCACGAGACGGCCTATGCCGCGGCCTTCGAGGTGGCGTCGGTCGACCTCGAGATGCGGATGGAGGAACTGCGTGTGCTGCAGCTTCTGCGCAAGCACCTCAATGTCGATCCGTTGACCATCGCGGCGATCGAGCGGGCGACCAAGGCCCGCCACCGCACCCTGACCTGA
- a CDS encoding transporter substrate-binding domain-containing protein — translation MKSALMLAIAVSLATLLGPARAAEPQVPVLWDSKERLPKPDLSTLPRLRFLTTTDFPPFNFIDKSGRLSGFHIDLARAICAELGIAEKCQIQALPWAELGDALNKGEGEALIAGIPATAETRETYAFSRPYLQLPARFIMSKAQAVTEPMVDKLSGKRVGVLAGSAHERVLRDYFGDVKVVTYSRADWLNQDLKDGKLDAVFGDGMRLSFWLAGTDAAGCCRFAGGPYIAPEYLGTGLAVATKADNAALAAAFDYALHEISAKGTFAELYLRYFPVSFY, via the coding sequence ATGAAATCCGCACTGATGCTTGCGATTGCCGTGTCGCTTGCAACGCTGCTCGGCCCGGCGCGCGCCGCCGAACCGCAGGTGCCGGTGCTGTGGGACAGCAAGGAGCGGCTGCCCAAGCCGGATCTTTCGACGCTGCCGCGCCTGCGCTTCCTGACGACGACGGACTTTCCGCCGTTCAACTTCATCGACAAGAGCGGGCGCCTGTCCGGCTTCCACATCGACCTCGCCCGCGCCATCTGCGCCGAACTCGGCATTGCCGAGAAGTGCCAGATCCAGGCGCTGCCCTGGGCGGAACTGGGCGATGCGCTGAACAAGGGCGAAGGCGAGGCGCTGATCGCCGGTATTCCGGCGACCGCCGAGACCCGCGAGACATACGCCTTCTCGCGCCCCTATCTGCAATTGCCGGCGCGCTTCATCATGAGCAAGGCCCAGGCCGTCACCGAGCCCATGGTCGACAAGCTCAGCGGCAAGCGCGTCGGCGTCCTTGCCGGCTCGGCGCATGAGCGCGTGCTCAGGGACTATTTCGGCGACGTGAAGGTGGTCACCTATTCGCGGGCCGACTGGCTCAACCAGGACCTCAAGGACGGCAAGCTCGACGCCGTCTTCGGCGACGGCATGCGCCTGTCCTTCTGGCTTGCGGGCACGGATGCGGCAGGCTGCTGCCGCTTTGCCGGCGGTCCGTATATCGCCCCCGAATATCTCGGCACCGGGCTTGCCGTCGCGACCAAGGCGGACAATGCAGCACTAGCCGCAGCCTTCGACTATGCGCTGCACGAGATCTCGGCCAAGGGCACCTTCGCCGAGCTCTATCTTCGCTATTTCCCGGTCAGCTTCTACTGA